One window of the Thermodesulfomicrobium sp. WS genome contains the following:
- a CDS encoding enoyl-ACP reductase, which produces MLVHGKKALIFGVANDKSIAYAIAKALKEGGATIGLSYAGEALKKRVEPICAELGGELLFPCDVTDDAAIAAAVDTVRAAWGSVDILVHSIAFANRDDLKGRYIDTSREGFRLALDVSAYSLVALAQAFEPLLSPGASIMTMTYYGAEKVITNYNVMGVAKAALEASVRYLAMDLGEKGIRVNAISAGPLKTLAASGISGFRSILQTIEERAPLRRNITQEEVGKVALFLASDLASAVTGEVIYVDSGYHIMGI; this is translated from the coding sequence ATGCTCGTCCACGGAAAGAAAGCCCTGATCTTCGGCGTGGCCAACGACAAGAGCATCGCCTACGCCATCGCCAAGGCCCTCAAGGAGGGCGGCGCCACCATCGGCCTGAGCTACGCAGGCGAAGCCCTCAAGAAACGGGTGGAGCCCATCTGCGCGGAGCTGGGCGGCGAACTGCTCTTCCCGTGTGATGTCACGGACGACGCCGCCATCGCCGCGGCGGTGGATACGGTGCGCGCGGCCTGGGGGAGCGTGGACATCCTGGTGCATTCCATCGCCTTTGCCAACCGCGACGACCTCAAAGGCCGCTACATCGACACCAGCCGCGAGGGCTTCCGCCTGGCCCTGGACGTCTCCGCCTACTCCCTGGTGGCCCTGGCCCAGGCCTTCGAGCCGCTGCTCTCCCCTGGGGCCTCCATCATGACCATGACCTACTACGGCGCGGAAAAGGTCATCACCAATTACAACGTCATGGGCGTGGCCAAGGCAGCCCTGGAGGCCAGCGTGCGCTACCTGGCCATGGACTTGGGGGAAAAGGGCATCCGGGTCAACGCCATCAGCGCCGGGCCCCTCAAGACCTTGGCGGCCTCGGGCATCTCCGGCTTTCGCAGCATCCTGCAGACCATCGAGGAGCGGGCGCCGCTAAGGCGCAACATCACCCAGGAGGAAGTGGGCAAGGTGGCGCTCTTCCTCGCCTCGGATCTGGCCAGCGCCGTCACCGGCGAGGTCATCTACGTGGACAGCGGCTACCACATCATGGGCATCTAA
- the hisD gene encoding histidinol dehydrogenase yields MPIRVLSHPPLPELRAWLAGRGAPGADMAALEAQVREVLATVQAEGDAAVARYTARFDWSGATAQTIRVPEADIASAPIPAADAAAIAEAAAHIRAFHERQRQNSWFTHAPDAILGQLVLPVGRAGLYVPGGTGGDTPLISSLLMTAIPAQVAGVPSLAVATPPRPDGTLNPYLLATARMLGITEIYRMGSAWAIAALALGTETIPAVDVIAGPGNIYVTTAKRLVAGSVGIDMIAGPSEIAILADASATAQHLAADMLSQAEHDPLASALLFTPDQSLARATAAELERQLDELPRAELARKALADWGAIVLVPDLATGMECINALAPEHVELAVADPWALVPQVRHAGAVFLGHTTPEPVGDYFAGPNHVLPTLGTARFAQALSVATFCKTTSLVATGPAYVARHGATIARLARLEGLEAHARSIESRFKE; encoded by the coding sequence ATGCCCATTCGTGTGCTTTCCCATCCTCCCCTGCCCGAGCTGCGAGCCTGGCTTGCCGGCCGCGGGGCGCCGGGGGCGGACATGGCGGCGCTCGAGGCCCAGGTGCGCGAGGTCCTCGCCACGGTGCAGGCCGAAGGCGACGCCGCGGTGGCCCGGTACACGGCCCGTTTCGACTGGTCCGGCGCCACGGCCCAGACCATCCGCGTGCCCGAGGCGGACATCGCCTCCGCACCAATTCCCGCGGCCGACGCCGCGGCCATCGCCGAAGCCGCAGCCCACATCCGCGCCTTTCACGAGCGCCAGCGCCAAAACTCCTGGTTCACCCACGCCCCAGACGCCATCCTCGGCCAATTGGTGCTGCCCGTAGGCCGCGCCGGGCTGTACGTCCCGGGCGGCACGGGCGGAGACACCCCGCTCATCTCCAGCCTGCTCATGACCGCCATCCCCGCCCAGGTGGCCGGGGTGCCTTCCCTTGCCGTGGCCACCCCGCCGCGGCCGGACGGCACGCTGAACCCGTATCTTCTGGCCACGGCCCGGATGCTGGGCATCACCGAGATCTACCGCATGGGCTCGGCCTGGGCCATCGCGGCCCTGGCCTTGGGCACGGAGACTATTCCTGCGGTGGACGTCATCGCCGGGCCGGGCAACATCTACGTGACCACGGCCAAGCGTCTGGTCGCCGGGAGCGTGGGCATCGACATGATCGCCGGGCCGAGCGAGATCGCCATCCTGGCGGATGCTTCGGCCACAGCGCAGCACCTGGCCGCGGACATGCTCTCCCAGGCGGAGCACGACCCCCTGGCCTCGGCCCTGCTTTTCACCCCGGATCAGTCCCTGGCCCGGGCCACGGCCGCGGAGCTGGAGCGCCAATTGGACGAACTGCCCCGCGCCGAGCTCGCCCGCAAGGCGCTGGCCGATTGGGGAGCCATCGTCCTGGTGCCGGATTTGGCCACGGGCATGGAGTGCATCAATGCCCTGGCCCCGGAGCACGTGGAACTGGCCGTGGCCGACCCATGGGCCTTGGTGCCGCAGGTGCGCCACGCCGGGGCGGTGTTCCTCGGCCACACCACCCCGGAGCCCGTGGGCGACTACTTCGCCGGCCCCAACCACGTGCTCCCCACCCTGGGCACGGCCCGCTTCGCCCAAGCCCTCTCGGTAGCGACCTTTTGCAAGACCACGAGCCTCGTGGCCACCGGCCCCGCGTACGTGGCCCGGCACGGGGCCACCATCGCCCGGCTGGCACGGCTGGAAGGTCTCGAGGCCCATGCCCGCAGCATCGAATCCCGCTTCAAGGAGTAG
- a CDS encoding outer membrane homotrimeric porin: MKRFACAALLASMLFGAAWSASAAELKTRGSIDVYGQWSQNLYDFNSDVSDPDNHSINQRVRMYFDYVASQNLKGVVGFEIDTDWGFDAGFGTDQSNRGSSTSTTGSVEIKHAYIDFTYPDSVVNIKAGMQAVALPGVFGSPIFDDDAPAIVVSAPINDMFALTAGFMRGQDTNTDNIVSTPKDKELDASFLAAPIKLDGFAITPYFAYGWVGEDYKTSEAYNVWWLGANAELTMFDPLTFAADLMYGSTSGLDENDHGWYGALAASYKFDMVTPTLFFTYASGDDDDATDGSEIMPTLSEGWAISPMTGARAFSTTWDTWGLTGLPQEAGLGMWTVGLKLDKIKFIDNLTHTLVIAYLKGTSDQDSAQLFDEDSHAWEVYFANTYKIYENLSAIVEFDYFAPSFNDDKMEDEDPSAFVAAGFKYKF; encoded by the coding sequence ATGAAACGTTTTGCTTGTGCCGCTCTCTTGGCCAGCATGCTGTTCGGCGCGGCCTGGAGCGCCTCCGCCGCTGAGCTCAAAACCCGCGGCAGCATTGATGTGTACGGCCAGTGGTCCCAGAACCTCTATGACTTCAACTCGGATGTCTCCGATCCCGACAACCACTCCATCAACCAGCGCGTGCGCATGTACTTCGACTACGTGGCCAGCCAGAACCTCAAGGGTGTGGTGGGCTTCGAGATCGACACCGACTGGGGCTTTGACGCCGGCTTCGGCACCGACCAGTCCAACCGTGGTTCCAGCACCAGCACCACCGGCTCTGTCGAAATCAAGCACGCCTATATTGATTTCACCTATCCAGACTCGGTGGTGAACATCAAAGCGGGCATGCAGGCAGTGGCCCTGCCCGGCGTGTTCGGCTCCCCCATCTTTGACGACGACGCCCCGGCCATCGTGGTGAGCGCGCCCATCAACGACATGTTCGCCCTTACTGCAGGCTTCATGCGTGGACAGGACACCAACACCGACAACATCGTCTCCACGCCAAAAGACAAAGAGCTCGACGCTTCCTTCCTGGCGGCTCCCATCAAGCTCGACGGCTTTGCCATCACCCCCTACTTCGCCTACGGCTGGGTGGGTGAAGATTACAAAACTTCCGAGGCCTACAACGTCTGGTGGTTGGGCGCCAATGCCGAACTCACCATGTTCGATCCGCTGACCTTTGCTGCGGACCTCATGTACGGCTCCACCTCCGGGCTCGATGAGAACGACCACGGTTGGTACGGCGCCCTGGCCGCTTCCTACAAGTTCGACATGGTCACCCCCACCCTGTTCTTCACCTATGCCTCGGGTGACGACGACGACGCCACCGACGGCTCCGAGATCATGCCCACGCTCTCCGAAGGTTGGGCCATCTCGCCCATGACCGGTGCCCGCGCCTTCTCCACCACCTGGGATACCTGGGGACTTACCGGTCTGCCGCAGGAAGCCGGCCTTGGCATGTGGACCGTGGGCCTCAAGCTCGACAAGATCAAATTCATCGATAACCTGACCCACACCCTGGTGATTGCCTACCTGAAGGGTACCTCGGACCAGGATTCCGCCCAGCTCTTCGACGAAGATTCCCATGCCTGGGAAGTGTACTTCGCCAACACCTACAAGATCTACGAGAACCTCTCGGCCATCGTGGAGTTCGACTACTTCGCTCCCAGCTTCAACGACGACAAGATGGAAGACGAAGATCCCTCTGCCTTCGTGGCCGCGGGCTTCAAGTACAAGTTCTAA
- a CDS encoding flagellar hook assembly protein FlgD, whose amino-acid sequence MIESILHNQGAFAGSEAKGSKALDKDAFLRLLVTQLQHQDPLNPMDDKQFIAQLAQFSSLEQMNNIAAGITKLTEQAASQDMLSAAAFMGKEVVAAGSGLSKEKGAVSSVDFTLQGTATEVQVFVYDSSNNLVRTEKLSGRAAGTYSYAWDGKDDQGTSLPDGRYSVTFAATDAEGTPVLVSTAVSGRVTAVERTEDGVTRLRLADGRTVALSDVRTVTETSTAATEQE is encoded by the coding sequence ATGATCGAATCCATCCTGCACAACCAAGGGGCTTTTGCCGGCAGCGAGGCCAAAGGCTCCAAGGCCCTGGACAAGGACGCCTTCTTGCGCCTGCTGGTCACCCAGCTCCAGCATCAGGACCCCTTGAACCCCATGGATGACAAGCAGTTCATCGCCCAATTGGCGCAGTTTTCCAGCCTCGAGCAGATGAACAACATTGCAGCGGGCATCACCAAGCTCACGGAGCAGGCGGCAAGCCAGGACATGCTCTCCGCCGCGGCCTTCATGGGCAAAGAGGTGGTGGCCGCAGGAAGCGGCCTGTCCAAGGAAAAGGGCGCGGTCTCCAGCGTGGATTTCACCCTGCAGGGCACCGCCACCGAGGTACAGGTCTTTGTGTATGACAGCAGCAACAACCTGGTGCGCACGGAAAAACTTTCCGGCCGTGCCGCCGGTACCTATTCCTACGCTTGGGACGGCAAGGACGACCAAGGCACTAGCCTGCCCGATGGCCGCTACAGCGTGACCTTTGCCGCCACCGATGCCGAGGGCACACCGGTGCTCGTGTCCACGGCCGTCTCCGGCCGGGTCACGGCCGTGGAGCGTACCGAAGACGGCGTCACCCGGCTGCGTCTGGCCGATGGTCGTACCGTGGCCTTGAGCGACGTGCGTACCGTGACGGAAACGAGCACTGCTGCCACAGAGCAGGAGTAA
- a CDS encoding VCBS repeat-containing protein, producing the protein MFKRLILLLVAALAWATPLWAKTFAVLPFTVHGPKEYQYLSQGIPSMLTSRLTRPGSLDAAEASRVRAAAPTAPADATAAAAIGKKLGVDYLVWGAATIMGDSCSLDIQLVDAQGAATPFAVQTPLSGVIAALEGVATRMDAHIHGRALPPAATTAVAAPNPAIIVNESQPGAYANPSLKYQNADTTEGRWRSQALPFASRGMVVADADGDGAHEVFIVTEEALLAYRVTGGELRKVAETQYPGRLEVLRISAFDIERDGKTDIILTGMDGKAAFSTIYTLKGGALQVKEDHIPFFLATLNLPPDFTPTLVGQKIGTTRFLESQVNTVVRSGGSLTLGPPVALPADGNIFNVQFLPDEGSHKVILVDGSDKLRVYSPAGSLLAVTDETYAGSNIAIDKQEAAPGLRPYTEKDMPLAALFIPMRMLLTNLDRDKRFELLVGRGLSVSAQIFSNYRDYPQGEMHSLYWDGVGLALQWKTSIIKGTITDYALADLDGDGRLDLTVLVNTHTGLLGTQSKRTVLLAYPLDTSGVGAARGQ; encoded by the coding sequence ATGTTCAAGCGCTTGATCCTGCTTCTCGTGGCGGCCCTCGCATGGGCCACGCCCCTGTGGGCGAAAACCTTCGCGGTGCTTCCCTTTACCGTGCACGGCCCCAAAGAATACCAATACCTTTCCCAGGGCATCCCCAGCATGCTCACCTCGCGCCTCACCCGGCCAGGCTCCCTGGATGCAGCGGAGGCGAGCCGCGTGCGTGCCGCAGCCCCCACGGCGCCTGCGGACGCCACGGCCGCCGCGGCCATCGGCAAAAAACTCGGCGTGGACTACCTGGTGTGGGGAGCGGCCACCATCATGGGCGACTCCTGCAGCCTGGATATCCAGCTTGTGGACGCCCAGGGCGCTGCCACGCCCTTTGCGGTACAGACTCCGCTGTCCGGGGTCATTGCGGCGCTCGAAGGCGTCGCCACCCGCATGGATGCCCACATCCACGGCCGCGCCCTGCCGCCGGCAGCCACTACCGCCGTGGCAGCGCCCAATCCAGCCATCATCGTCAATGAGTCCCAGCCCGGGGCCTACGCCAACCCCTCCCTCAAGTACCAAAACGCCGACACCACCGAGGGCCGCTGGCGCAGCCAGGCCCTGCCCTTCGCCTCCCGCGGCATGGTGGTGGCGGACGCCGACGGCGACGGCGCTCATGAAGTCTTCATCGTCACCGAAGAGGCGCTCTTGGCCTACCGGGTAACGGGTGGCGAGCTGCGCAAGGTGGCGGAGACCCAATACCCCGGACGCCTCGAGGTGCTGCGCATCTCCGCCTTCGACATCGAGCGCGACGGCAAGACGGACATCATCCTCACCGGCATGGACGGCAAGGCGGCCTTTTCCACCATCTACACCCTCAAGGGGGGCGCCCTCCAGGTGAAAGAAGACCATATCCCCTTCTTCCTGGCCACGCTGAATCTGCCGCCCGACTTCACGCCCACCCTGGTGGGGCAGAAGATCGGCACCACCCGCTTTTTGGAAAGCCAGGTGAACACCGTGGTGCGCAGCGGCGGCAGCCTCACCCTCGGCCCGCCGGTGGCCCTGCCCGCGGACGGCAACATCTTCAACGTGCAGTTCCTGCCGGACGAAGGCTCCCACAAGGTGATCCTCGTGGACGGTAGCGACAAGCTCCGGGTGTACTCGCCGGCAGGTTCGCTCTTGGCGGTCACGGACGAGACCTACGCCGGCTCCAACATCGCCATCGACAAGCAGGAGGCCGCGCCGGGACTGCGGCCGTACACGGAAAAAGACATGCCCCTTGCCGCGCTCTTCATCCCCATGCGCATGCTCCTCACCAACCTCGACCGCGACAAGCGTTTTGAACTCCTGGTGGGCCGAGGGCTTTCGGTGTCCGCCCAGATCTTCTCCAACTACCGCGACTATCCTCAGGGCGAGATGCACAGCCTCTACTGGGACGGCGTGGGCCTGGCCCTGCAGTGGAAGACGAGCATCATCAAGGGGACCATCACCGACTACGCCCTGGCGGACCTGGACGGCGACGGCCGCCTGGACCTCACCGTGCTCGTCAACACCCACACCGGGCTCCTGGGCACCCAGTCCAAACGCACAGTGCTCCTGGCCTATCCCCTGGATACCAGCGGCGTGGGCGCAGCCCGGGGGCAGTAA
- a CDS encoding flagellar hook protein FlgE: MGLSASMYAGTSGLRVHGEDMSVIGNNISNISTIGFKASRSYFEDTLSQTISVANGVGQVGRGVAMGAVMGDFSQGSLETTNEATDLAIGGNGFFVVVPPGEETNYYTRAGSFRFDKDGYLVDPHGYRLQGWAIQSDDTSEVVSTTETSAPSATVKIVGVPTDIKLENFQSPPQATSRVDLILNLDSRAVDRSVEDGDPPTTTPFDGTPFTAMFDAYDANSVDGVPLGDARYAYQTTIKVYDENGGAHNLTVYMDPINDPDVTDNAGGKRYWEYIVAVPPNEDNREFWAVQTDTSKRGILMAGTLTFNATGELEGMSAFTINNPYNGTGGTEPTPGPPPTAGTFATDASAITNWTPANFSKNGFPVCTANFLGKANGSITATDDSAATPNIPPKDLTLTDNSPANIEINFGLRNKATNWSGGLATLDALRQLMQTGNSGGPVTTPAQMQAALATINNFASVEANALRTTSYSSASTTVYQSQNGYAAGFLQSISVDRDGVLTGRYSNGQVQQLYALTLATFNNNYGLYREGGNLFSETRASGPAITGLANTGGKGSIASNALEQSNVDLATEFVKMITTEKGFQANSKTITTTENLMNTLIQLKR; the protein is encoded by the coding sequence ATGGGCCTGTCAGCTTCCATGTATGCGGGGACCAGTGGACTGCGTGTCCACGGTGAGGACATGTCGGTCATCGGCAACAATATCTCCAATATCTCCACCATCGGGTTCAAGGCCTCGCGCTCGTACTTCGAGGACACCTTGAGCCAGACCATCTCCGTGGCCAACGGCGTGGGGCAGGTGGGCCGTGGCGTGGCCATGGGCGCGGTCATGGGGGATTTCTCCCAGGGCTCTTTGGAGACCACCAACGAGGCCACGGATTTGGCCATTGGCGGGAACGGCTTCTTCGTCGTGGTCCCGCCTGGGGAAGAGACCAACTACTACACCCGGGCCGGCTCGTTCCGCTTCGACAAAGACGGCTATCTCGTGGACCCCCATGGCTACCGGTTGCAGGGCTGGGCCATCCAATCGGACGACACGAGCGAGGTGGTGTCCACCACCGAGACGTCCGCCCCCAGCGCCACGGTGAAGATCGTGGGCGTGCCCACGGACATCAAGCTGGAGAACTTCCAGTCGCCCCCCCAGGCCACCAGTCGGGTGGACCTCATCTTGAACCTCGATTCCCGGGCCGTGGACCGCTCCGTGGAGGATGGGGACCCGCCAACCACGACCCCGTTTGATGGCACGCCCTTTACCGCCATGTTCGACGCCTACGACGCCAACTCCGTGGACGGTGTTCCTTTGGGCGATGCCCGCTATGCCTACCAGACCACCATCAAGGTCTATGACGAAAACGGCGGCGCCCATAACCTTACCGTGTACATGGACCCCATCAACGACCCTGACGTGACGGACAATGCTGGGGGCAAGCGCTATTGGGAATACATCGTGGCCGTGCCCCCCAATGAGGACAACCGGGAGTTTTGGGCGGTGCAGACCGATACCTCCAAGCGGGGCATCCTCATGGCCGGCACCCTGACCTTCAATGCCACCGGTGAGCTGGAAGGCATGAGCGCCTTTACCATCAATAACCCCTACAACGGCACGGGCGGCACGGAACCGACGCCTGGCCCCCCGCCCACAGCGGGGACGTTTGCCACCGATGCCAGCGCCATCACCAACTGGACGCCGGCCAATTTTTCCAAGAACGGATTTCCCGTATGCACCGCCAACTTCTTGGGCAAGGCCAATGGCAGCATCACGGCTACGGACGATAGTGCGGCGACGCCCAATATTCCGCCCAAGGATCTTACTTTGACGGACAACTCTCCGGCCAACATCGAGATCAATTTCGGACTGCGCAACAAGGCCACCAACTGGTCCGGAGGCTTGGCTACTTTGGATGCACTCAGGCAATTGATGCAGACCGGCAATAGCGGCGGCCCGGTGACGACACCGGCCCAGATGCAGGCGGCCCTTGCCACCATCAACAATTTTGCCTCGGTGGAGGCCAATGCCCTGCGCACCACGAGCTACAGCTCGGCGTCCACCACGGTGTACCAGTCCCAGAACGGCTATGCCGCGGGCTTTCTCCAGAGTATCTCCGTGGACCGGGATGGCGTGCTCACCGGCCGCTACTCCAATGGGCAGGTGCAGCAACTCTACGCCCTGACCCTGGCCACCTTCAACAACAACTACGGCCTGTACCGGGAGGGCGGCAATCTCTTCTCCGAGACCCGCGCCTCGGGCCCGGCCATCACCGGCCTGGCCAATACCGGCGGCAAGGGGAGTATCGCCTCCAACGCCCTGGAGCAGTCCAACGTGGACCTTGCCACGGAATTCGTGAAGATGATCACCACGGAAAAGGGCTTCCAGGCCAATTCCAAGACCATCACCACCACGGAAAACCTCATGAACACCCTCATCCAGCTCAAGCGCTAA
- a CDS encoding phosphoribosylaminoimidazolesuccinocarboxamide synthase: MRVVTQTRFPGLELLSRGKVRDIYALDPEHLLIVTTDRMSAFDVVLGEPVPYKGVVLNQITVFWMRMFEDLTPNHLVATEVTDFPPALAAFADDLEGRAVVVRRAKPLPIECIVRGYLTGSGYKDYLATGSVCGHKLPEGLPEAAKLTPPLFTPSTKAELGEHDENITVASAKARVGEGLVRRVQEIALAMYERARAYAEERGILIADTKFEFGLHDRDLMLIDEVLTPDSSRFWPKEGYAPGLVPPSFDKQYLRDWLSASGWDKRPPAPKVPEEIILQTQRRYLDAYRILTGSPLAIPNP; the protein is encoded by the coding sequence ATGCGCGTCGTCACCCAGACCCGGTTTCCGGGACTCGAACTCCTCTCCCGCGGCAAGGTGCGGGACATCTACGCCCTGGACCCCGAGCACCTGCTCATCGTCACCACGGACCGCATGTCCGCCTTTGACGTGGTGCTGGGCGAGCCCGTGCCCTACAAAGGCGTGGTCCTCAACCAGATCACCGTCTTTTGGATGCGGATGTTCGAAGACCTCACCCCCAACCATTTGGTGGCCACGGAAGTGACGGATTTTCCACCGGCCCTGGCGGCCTTCGCCGATGACCTGGAGGGCCGGGCGGTGGTGGTGCGCCGCGCCAAACCCCTGCCCATCGAGTGCATCGTGCGCGGCTACCTCACCGGCTCCGGCTACAAGGACTATCTGGCCACCGGCAGCGTGTGCGGCCACAAGCTCCCCGAAGGGCTGCCCGAGGCGGCCAAACTCACCCCGCCGCTCTTTACGCCCTCCACCAAGGCCGAACTGGGCGAACACGACGAAAACATCACCGTGGCCTCGGCCAAGGCCCGGGTGGGCGAGGGCCTGGTGCGCCGGGTGCAGGAGATCGCGCTTGCCATGTACGAACGGGCCCGGGCCTATGCGGAGGAGCGCGGCATCCTCATTGCGGACACCAAATTCGAGTTCGGGCTCCATGACCGGGACCTCATGCTCATCGACGAGGTGCTCACCCCGGACTCCTCGCGCTTCTGGCCCAAGGAAGGGTATGCGCCGGGATTGGTACCGCCGAGCTTCGACAAGCAATACCTGCGCGACTGGCTGTCGGCCTCCGGCTGGGACAAGCGGCCGCCAGCGCCGAAAGTGCCCGAAGAGATCATCCTCCAGACCCAACGCCGCTACCTGGACGCCTACCGCATCCTCACCGGTAGCCCCCTTGCCATCCCCAACCCATAG
- a CDS encoding tetratricopeptide repeat protein produces the protein MLAVRRGPAMVTRRELLFGLVRRVAPQSPLSGLDAEVRAADAAFASGDFALARERYRAVLRTQRDHHEARVRLGICFYKLGDFLQAKDTLALAVRHRPADPLARAYLGLSYAQRGQVEKALAAWEGFMDPDNIALTREINLWRALAESGEPVDVSAMVAAVEPLVG, from the coding sequence ATGCTTGCAGTCCGGCGAGGTCCTGCCATGGTGACCCGGCGGGAGCTGCTTTTCGGCTTGGTGCGGCGTGTGGCCCCCCAATCGCCGCTCTCCGGCCTCGACGCCGAGGTGCGCGCCGCAGACGCGGCCTTTGCCAGCGGGGATTTCGCCCTGGCCCGGGAGCGCTACCGTGCGGTGCTGCGCACCCAGCGCGATCACCACGAGGCCCGGGTGCGCCTGGGCATCTGCTTCTACAAGCTGGGGGATTTTCTCCAGGCCAAGGACACCCTGGCCCTGGCCGTCCGTCACCGTCCGGCAGATCCCCTGGCCCGAGCCTACCTGGGGCTGAGCTACGCCCAGCGCGGCCAGGTGGAAAAGGCCCTGGCGGCCTGGGAAGGCTTCATGGACCCGGACAATATTGCCCTCACCCGCGAAATCAACCTGTGGCGCGCCCTGGCGGAAAGCGGCGAGCCGGTGGATGTATCGGCCATGGTGGCTGCAGTGGAACCCCTGGTGGGGTGA
- a CDS encoding flagellar hook-length control protein FliK, producing the protein MQFFPIALQHGGVFSVLAGKGASAKAGSLFSQLLGRSTGAPAAGLWEHILALREQGGIDDDLWQRLTDWKKSGEDGRLGAWLAQVCPELLPAGWISHCRLQSDPAGAEPVCPETLPAGRISSSGVSMEQVDSAVAMHDDAQAAVSAKQGAASLWAAQGKKFRGTNGQWIHGRQDAGAHQEKPLDAGKDLPVAQEASASSRAHGANGWAGKVKGADALGHEGAAALRTASRPASSVFGATGQEAMDAVRSEAADGAQKPGSWAAHGGHFAAKDGLGQSPRGNMGHGEPPSLSPVEGLWQATSKKVGQSLEAQSLAGEPEARRPGRSGDEDRIRSEHRRSSLEAAWVEDPQELSPRAVPLRGSGFGAKEGRPEHQSPDERRGQRPLAAQGGQSTGAEGAGAAAFSPAGPVASRAEALAPSIVEQTAQAMVRQLSPGIKQLTIQIEPQDLGPIHVALQVRGGEVHAVLRPAHPETSQILNAHLPSLRQELERQGFQVARLDVQAGLADLGSHNAWDGASQHQRPQGDGAGTGFWWRRSVVPEESLARNLQEERTPGLHTALRADGAVDLFA; encoded by the coding sequence ATGCAATTTTTTCCCATCGCTTTGCAGCACGGCGGCGTGTTTTCCGTGCTGGCGGGCAAAGGAGCATCCGCCAAGGCCGGTTCCCTGTTTTCCCAGCTCTTGGGGCGCAGCACGGGCGCGCCTGCTGCGGGCCTGTGGGAGCATATCCTGGCGCTGCGCGAGCAAGGCGGCATTGACGACGACCTGTGGCAGCGCCTGACGGACTGGAAAAAGAGCGGCGAGGACGGCCGCTTGGGCGCGTGGCTGGCGCAGGTGTGCCCGGAGCTTTTGCCTGCGGGCTGGATTTCGCATTGCCGCCTGCAATCAGACCCTGCTGGAGCAGAACCGGTGTGCCCGGAGACCTTGCCTGCCGGCCGGATTTCGTCTTCCGGGGTTTCCATGGAGCAGGTGGACAGTGCGGTCGCGATGCACGACGACGCTCAGGCCGCTGTATCCGCCAAACAGGGGGCAGCGTCCCTCTGGGCGGCCCAGGGGAAAAAATTTCGTGGGACCAACGGCCAATGGATCCACGGCAGGCAAGATGCTGGGGCGCACCAAGAAAAGCCCCTGGACGCGGGCAAGGATCTTCCTGTGGCGCAGGAGGCTTCGGCATCGTCGCGTGCCCATGGAGCGAATGGGTGGGCCGGAAAAGTCAAGGGGGCTGATGCTTTGGGGCACGAAGGCGCCGCCGCTTTGCGGACCGCATCCCGACCGGCGAGTTCGGTCTTCGGTGCCACTGGGCAAGAAGCCATGGATGCCGTGCGCAGTGAGGCTGCGGACGGGGCCCAAAAGCCAGGGTCTTGGGCGGCGCATGGGGGGCACTTCGCCGCAAAGGATGGGCTCGGGCAAAGCCCACGCGGGAACATGGGGCATGGGGAGCCCCCTTCGCTCTCCCCTGTGGAGGGTCTGTGGCAGGCGACGTCCAAGAAGGTCGGGCAATCTCTCGAGGCCCAAAGCCTGGCAGGCGAACCCGAGGCGCGGCGCCCGGGCAGATCTGGGGATGAAGACCGCATCCGTTCCGAGCACAGGCGCAGCAGCCTCGAGGCGGCCTGGGTGGAGGACCCCCAGGAGCTGAGCCCCCGCGCGGTGCCTTTGCGCGGCAGCGGTTTCGGGGCAAAGGAGGGGAGGCCCGAGCACCAGTCGCCTGACGAACGTCGGGGGCAAAGGCCCCTGGCCGCGCAGGGCGGGCAGAGCACAGGCGCCGAAGGGGCTGGCGCCGCGGCCTTCTCCCCCGCAGGGCCGGTGGCCTCCCGCGCCGAGGCCCTGGCGCCTTCCATCGTGGAGCAGACGGCGCAGGCCATGGTGCGGCAGCTCTCTCCGGGCATCAAGCAGCTCACCATCCAGATCGAACCCCAGGACCTGGGGCCCATCCACGTGGCCCTGCAGGTGCGCGGCGGCGAGGTCCACGCCGTGCTGCGGCCGGCGCACCCGGAAACCAGCCAGATCCTAAACGCCCACCTGCCCAGCTTACGTCAGGAGCTGGAGCGGCAGGGGTTTCAGGTGGCGCGCCTGGACGTGCAGGCCGGTCTTGCGGACTTGGGCTCCCACAACGCCTGGGATGGGGCCAGCCAGCACCAGCGCCCGCAGGGGGACGGCGCGGGCACTGGGTTTTGGTGGCGGCGCTCCGTGGTCCCGGAGGAATCGTTGGCGCGCAATCTGCAAGAGGAGAGGACACCCGGCCTGCACACGGCACTTCGTGCCGACGGGGCTGTGGATCTCTTTGCGTGA